The Antedon mediterranea chromosome 7, ecAntMedi1.1, whole genome shotgun sequence genome has a segment encoding these proteins:
- the LOC140055752 gene encoding uncharacterized protein isoform X2, with product MNKNYPELKHEFDIFHVVKSVTKKLREKSKKEGCEDLRFWIPSIKNHLWWCCASCNGDYADLKDKWLSLLQHVCNIHEWASADKFHKCSHNPLLEDMHEIEWLTPGSDAHDALRGVVMNTKLLKDMHKMTLFKHTGSLQVFHGMLLKYCPKRERFSYEGMRARHQLAIMDHNENVGRQQATTEEGTLRFGLAFPKRKKQWVLKKIYVDKTFEFRKRLMEMVCDRREDSAIVLGQRYVDRPDLPTNIASSEKPEKEDAIEDFRTRFLLS from the exons ATGAATAAGAACTACCCCGAATTAAAACATGAGTTTGACATTTTTCATGTTGTTAAAAGCGTCACCAAGAAGCTTAGAGAAAAATCGAAGAAAGAAGGTTGCGAAGACCTTAGATTTTGGATACCGTCCATAAAAAATCATCTGTGGTGGTGCTGTGCTTCCTGCAATGGCGATTATGCT GACCTTAAGGACAAGTGGCTTTCTTTACTACAGCACGTCTGCAACATCCATGAATGGGCTAGTGCAGATAAATTCCACAAGTGCAGTCACAACCCACTATTGGAGGACATGCATGAAATTGAATGGCTGACACCAGGTAGCGATGCTCATGATGCACTTCGGGGTGTTGTTATGAACACTAAATTACTAAAAGATATGCACAAGATGACACTTTTTAAACACACAG GATCGCTACAGGTTTTTCATGGGATGTTGTTAAAATATTGTCCAAAGAGGGAACGCTTCAGCTATGAAGGCATGAGAGCCCGTCATCAATTGGCAATTATGGACCACAATGAGAATGTTGGTAGACAGCAAGCAACTACTGAGGAAG GCACTCTTCGATTTGGACTGGCATTTCCCAAACGCAAGAAGCAGTGGGTATTGAAGAAAATTTATGTAGACAAAACCTTCGAATTTAGAAAGAGACTGATGGAAATGGTGTGTGACCGACGTGAAGATAGCGCTATAGTTCTAGGTCAACGTTATGTAGACAGACCAGATCTTCCAACAAACATTGCTTCTTCTGAGAAACCAGAGAAAGAAGATGCGATTGAAGATTTTAGAACTAGGTTTCTGCTTTCATAG
- the LOC140055752 gene encoding uncharacterized protein isoform X1 — protein sequence MSRWKFLLRCATVDMELKSANQHSVTKKLREKSKKEGCEDLRFWIPSIKNHLWWCCASCNGDYADLKDKWLSLLQHVCNIHEWASADKFHKCSHNPLLEDMHEIEWLTPGSDAHDALRGVVMNTKLLKDMHKMTLFKHTGSLQVFHGMLLKYCPKRERFSYEGMRARHQLAIMDHNENVGRQQATTEEGTLRFGLAFPKRKKQWVLKKIYVDKTFEFRKRLMEMVCDRREDSAIVLGQRYVDRPDLPTNIASSEKPEKEDAIEDFRTRFLLS from the exons ATGAGCAGATGGAAATTCCTGTTGAGGTGTGCAACTGTAGACATGGAACTAAAATCAGCAAATCAACACAG CGTCACCAAGAAGCTTAGAGAAAAATCGAAGAAAGAAGGTTGCGAAGACCTTAGATTTTGGATACCGTCCATAAAAAATCATCTGTGGTGGTGCTGTGCTTCCTGCAATGGCGATTATGCT GACCTTAAGGACAAGTGGCTTTCTTTACTACAGCACGTCTGCAACATCCATGAATGGGCTAGTGCAGATAAATTCCACAAGTGCAGTCACAACCCACTATTGGAGGACATGCATGAAATTGAATGGCTGACACCAGGTAGCGATGCTCATGATGCACTTCGGGGTGTTGTTATGAACACTAAATTACTAAAAGATATGCACAAGATGACACTTTTTAAACACACAG GATCGCTACAGGTTTTTCATGGGATGTTGTTAAAATATTGTCCAAAGAGGGAACGCTTCAGCTATGAAGGCATGAGAGCCCGTCATCAATTGGCAATTATGGACCACAATGAGAATGTTGGTAGACAGCAAGCAACTACTGAGGAAG GCACTCTTCGATTTGGACTGGCATTTCCCAAACGCAAGAAGCAGTGGGTATTGAAGAAAATTTATGTAGACAAAACCTTCGAATTTAGAAAGAGACTGATGGAAATGGTGTGTGACCGACGTGAAGATAGCGCTATAGTTCTAGGTCAACGTTATGTAGACAGACCAGATCTTCCAACAAACATTGCTTCTTCTGAGAAACCAGAGAAAGAAGATGCGATTGAAGATTTTAGAACTAGGTTTCTGCTTTCATAG